A single Phoenix dactylifera cultivar Barhee BC4 chromosome 1, palm_55x_up_171113_PBpolish2nd_filt_p, whole genome shotgun sequence DNA region contains:
- the LOC103702623 gene encoding uncharacterized protein LOC103702623 isoform X1, with amino-acid sequence MIGISTASRCSYCPPGIKPLNVSFSTSLSLSKSWSLSIPLSTTKKRSGCELRLHRRYPWCRAAKTGPVKKRATKRRAPEKPVTDDDDGLVEAVPSPGQPSPLPKPPTGFVLDPHGRVLTASLNRLATIVDSTNNLPLECVIRRVFQSSQGDECMLLCPVDTPVQILKSTNFNGWSAVNDDEVEAIIPAAAYALAKIHMHLVFSGFCYTARGSFCYSEDDILEFRTDDGEDIDGLPSEGAEITCFHLDGTQYMIYTPSDPLLFVAVKDKNGLLQIADDDLLDDPAIIGAIDEETEFNALVEEEAALLESLLRER; translated from the exons ATGATAGGCATCTCCACTGCGTCGCGCTGTTCCTACTGCCCTCCCGGAATAAAGCCCCTTAACGTTTCCTTTTCGACGAGTCTCTCTCTATCCAAGTCTTGGTCCCTGTCGATACCACTCTCTACTACAAAGAAGAGGTCCGGCTGCGAGCTCCGCCTCCACCGCCGCTACCCTTGGTGCCGCGCGGCCAAGACCGGCCCGGTGAAGAAGAGAGCAACGAAGAGGAGAGCTCCGGAGAAGCCGGTAACCGACGATGATGACGGCCTGGTAGAGGCGGTACCCTCGCCAGGCCAGCCATCTCCATTGCCGAAGCCGCCCACAGGCTTCGTGCTGGACCCTCATGGAAGGGTCCTCACGGCTTCTTTAAATCGGTTAGCCACCATT GTTGATTCTACAAATAATTTGCCTTTAGAATGCGTAATTAGGAGAGTCTTTCAAAGTTCTCAAGGGGATGAGTGCATGCTGCTCTGTCCAGTTGATAC GCCTGTACAGATCTTGAAGAGCACAAACTTCAATGGATGGTCAGCT GTCAATGATGATGAAGTTGAGGCTATCATTCCTGCTGCTGCATATGCTCTTGCTAAAATCCATATGCATCTTGTATTTAGTGG ATTCTGTTACACAGCAAGGGGTAGCTTTTGCTATTCTGAGGACGACATACTTGAATTCCGCACAG ATGATGGTGAAGATATTGATGGGTTACCTTCTGAAGGTGCAGAGATTACTTGCTTCCATTTG GATGGGACACAATATATGATCTATACACCATCTGATCCTCTTCTTTTCGTTGCCGTTAAG GACAAAAATGGTTTATTGCAAATTGCTGATGAT GATCTCTTGGATGACCCTGCCATCATTGGTGCCATAGACGAGGAGACAGAATTCAATGCGTTGGTG GAGGAGGAGGCTGCTCTTCTTGAATCTTTGCTGCGAGAAAGATGA
- the LOC103702623 gene encoding uncharacterized protein LOC103702623 isoform X2: MIGISTASRCSYCPPGIKPLNVSFSTSLSLSKSWSLSIPLSTTKKRSGCELRLHRRYPWCRAAKTGPVKKRATKRRAPEKPVTDDDDGLVEAVPSPGQPSPLPKPPTGFVLDPHGRVLTASLNRLATIVNDDEVEAIIPAAAYALAKIHMHLVFSGFCYTARGSFCYSEDDILEFRTDDGEDIDGLPSEGAEITCFHLDGTQYMIYTPSDPLLFVAVKDKNGLLQIADDDLLDDPAIIGAIDEETEFNALVEEEAALLESLLRER, encoded by the exons ATGATAGGCATCTCCACTGCGTCGCGCTGTTCCTACTGCCCTCCCGGAATAAAGCCCCTTAACGTTTCCTTTTCGACGAGTCTCTCTCTATCCAAGTCTTGGTCCCTGTCGATACCACTCTCTACTACAAAGAAGAGGTCCGGCTGCGAGCTCCGCCTCCACCGCCGCTACCCTTGGTGCCGCGCGGCCAAGACCGGCCCGGTGAAGAAGAGAGCAACGAAGAGGAGAGCTCCGGAGAAGCCGGTAACCGACGATGATGACGGCCTGGTAGAGGCGGTACCCTCGCCAGGCCAGCCATCTCCATTGCCGAAGCCGCCCACAGGCTTCGTGCTGGACCCTCATGGAAGGGTCCTCACGGCTTCTTTAAATCGGTTAGCCACCATT GTCAATGATGATGAAGTTGAGGCTATCATTCCTGCTGCTGCATATGCTCTTGCTAAAATCCATATGCATCTTGTATTTAGTGG ATTCTGTTACACAGCAAGGGGTAGCTTTTGCTATTCTGAGGACGACATACTTGAATTCCGCACAG ATGATGGTGAAGATATTGATGGGTTACCTTCTGAAGGTGCAGAGATTACTTGCTTCCATTTG GATGGGACACAATATATGATCTATACACCATCTGATCCTCTTCTTTTCGTTGCCGTTAAG GACAAAAATGGTTTATTGCAAATTGCTGATGAT GATCTCTTGGATGACCCTGCCATCATTGGTGCCATAGACGAGGAGACAGAATTCAATGCGTTGGTG GAGGAGGAGGCTGCTCTTCTTGAATCTTTGCTGCGAGAAAGATGA